One genomic segment of Halanaerobium saccharolyticum subsp. saccharolyticum DSM 6643 includes these proteins:
- a CDS encoding secondary thiamine-phosphate synthase enzyme YjbQ, which translates to MFKKLSIKTNDKVELIDITTEIQNAVKKAGLKSGLVQIHIPHTTAAVTINENADPDVKADIKKEINKIVPFDDNYAHLEGNSAAHIKSSLFGVNQSIMVENRKLLLGTWQGIYFCEFDGPRTRNIYLKIIQD; encoded by the coding sequence ATGTTTAAAAAATTATCCATTAAAACAAATGATAAGGTGGAGCTTATTGATATCACAACAGAAATTCAAAATGCAGTTAAAAAAGCTGGATTAAAATCTGGTTTGGTTCAGATTCATATACCCCATACAACTGCTGCAGTTACTATAAATGAAAACGCTGATCCGGATGTTAAAGCAGACATAAAAAAAGAAATTAATAAAATAGTTCCTTTTGATGATAATTATGCACATTTAGAAGGGAATTCAGCTGCTCATATAAAATCCAGTTTATTTGGTGTGAATCAGAGTATAATGGTTGAAAATAGAAAACTATTATTGGGAACCTGGCAGGGGATATATTTTTGTGAGTTTGATGGTCCAAGAACTAGAAATATTTATTTAAAAATTATTCAAGATTAG